A window of the Branchiibius hedensis genome harbors these coding sequences:
- a CDS encoding ABC transporter substrate-binding protein produces MATVVFGLTLAACSDGTAGGGSTGDSNNSASTLVVDNSFDLKTSDPARAFELTGSLVDHQIYQTAIGFDGASVKKIVPVLCTYSVSDDNKVLTLKMNGKHVFSNGDPVTADDIVYSYQRVQGIEGNPSFLLDGVTVKKVDDNTITLTSASPNPQLPYILPNPSLGIVDSKIVKQNGGTTDTNDKAEAYLNKTSAGSGPYMLSSYDVTSKVVLTANPHYTGTKPHYSRVVIENVQPATAKANLQAGAAQIATSLDPTQASGMDSGKTKVQQGESTITIFSWFNMNPSVGGPVSNVKFIQAVRHAIDYDAVLKVAGSGAVQPGSLVPNSFLGALKSDSANSFDLNQAKTLLKDSGYSGQQINMLYPSDVGYNLANVAQVVQSNLQAAGINVKLNPQPSATALTAFRSGKQQAGIAYWGADYPDPADYLVFTPGQSLAKRAQWTSAQAPDDAKLATAAESAVGDSARDAAYQALWKQMNIDGPFVPLFLPPNLLVVSSSLKNVADNPVTGIDLAGIS; encoded by the coding sequence GTGGCAACCGTTGTTTTCGGGCTCACGCTCGCGGCGTGCAGCGACGGCACCGCCGGAGGCGGAAGCACGGGCGACAGCAACAACAGCGCCAGCACCCTGGTGGTTGACAACTCCTTCGACCTGAAGACCTCCGACCCGGCGCGGGCCTTCGAGCTGACCGGCAGCCTGGTCGATCACCAGATCTACCAGACCGCAATCGGATTCGACGGTGCGAGCGTCAAGAAGATCGTGCCGGTGTTGTGCACCTACAGCGTGTCTGACGACAACAAAGTCCTCACCCTGAAGATGAACGGCAAGCACGTGTTCTCCAACGGGGATCCGGTCACCGCGGACGACATCGTCTACTCCTACCAGCGGGTCCAGGGCATCGAAGGCAACCCGTCCTTCCTGCTGGACGGGGTCACCGTGAAGAAGGTTGACGACAACACCATCACGCTGACGTCGGCGAGCCCGAACCCGCAACTGCCCTACATCCTGCCCAACCCGTCCTTGGGCATCGTGGACAGCAAGATCGTCAAGCAAAACGGCGGCACGACCGACACCAATGACAAGGCCGAGGCCTACCTGAACAAGACCTCCGCAGGCTCAGGCCCGTACATGCTCTCCAGTTACGACGTGACCTCGAAGGTGGTGCTTACCGCTAACCCGCATTACACAGGCACCAAGCCGCACTACTCCCGGGTCGTCATCGAGAACGTGCAGCCCGCGACAGCGAAGGCGAACCTGCAAGCCGGTGCGGCACAGATCGCCACGTCGCTCGATCCGACCCAGGCGTCGGGGATGGACTCGGGAAAGACGAAGGTGCAGCAGGGGGAATCGACGATCACGATCTTCTCCTGGTTCAACATGAACCCGTCGGTGGGCGGCCCGGTCAGCAACGTGAAGTTCATTCAGGCGGTCCGGCACGCCATTGACTACGACGCGGTGCTCAAGGTCGCCGGCTCGGGCGCGGTACAGCCGGGCAGCTTGGTTCCGAACAGTTTCCTGGGTGCTCTCAAGTCCGACAGTGCGAATTCGTTCGACCTCAACCAGGCAAAGACCTTGCTCAAGGACTCCGGGTACTCCGGCCAGCAGATCAACATGTTGTACCCCTCGGATGTTGGCTACAACCTGGCCAACGTCGCGCAGGTGGTGCAGTCCAACCTCCAAGCAGCCGGCATCAACGTGAAGCTCAATCCCCAGCCGAGCGCAACGGCATTAACCGCTTTCCGCTCCGGTAAGCAACAGGCCGGCATCGCCTACTGGGGCGCGGACTACCCCGATCCCGCGGACTACCTGGTCTTCACCCCTGGCCAGAGTCTGGCCAAGCGTGCCCAGTGGACCTCAGCCCAAGCACCTGACGACGCGAAGTTGGCCACGGCAGCGGAATCAGCCGTCGGTGACTCGGCCCGGGATGCGGCCTACCAGGCGCTGTGGAAGCAGATGAATATCGACGGTCCGTTCGTCCCGCTGTTCCTGCCGCCCAACCTGTTGGTGGTGTCCTCCAGCCTGAAGAACGTGGCCGACAACCCGGTCACCGGGATCGACCTTGCCGGAATCTCCTGA
- a CDS encoding ABC transporter ATP-binding protein, giving the protein MAQRPTLHARDVSVTYKLGMGKRLTAVDGVSFDVEPGAVVGLVGESGCGKSTLARAICGLEPLSGGAIDFGGEPVTRLGFARRPRPLLRIQMVFQNPYASLNPRRTVRAQLEDSRRIHPGSAPTVAQLLDQVDLPASAADRYPHEFSGGQRQRVAIARAVATGPDLLIGDEPIASLDASLQARIATLMQTVARETGSSLLFISHDLAVVRLIADRVLVMYQGKVVESGPTEQVWNHPAQPYTRRLLAAIPVADGLGRLPEVLPLDG; this is encoded by the coding sequence GTGGCACAACGGCCAACCCTGCATGCGCGAGACGTCTCGGTGACCTACAAGCTCGGCATGGGCAAACGACTGACCGCCGTCGACGGGGTCTCCTTCGATGTCGAGCCAGGCGCAGTCGTGGGCCTGGTGGGCGAGTCCGGGTGCGGCAAGTCCACCCTCGCCCGGGCGATCTGCGGTCTGGAGCCGCTGAGCGGCGGAGCCATCGACTTCGGCGGCGAACCGGTCACTCGTCTTGGATTCGCGCGACGCCCGCGGCCGCTACTTCGGATCCAGATGGTCTTCCAGAACCCGTACGCCTCGCTCAATCCGCGCCGGACGGTTCGTGCGCAACTGGAGGACAGTCGTCGTATCCACCCCGGCTCCGCCCCGACGGTCGCCCAGTTGCTGGACCAAGTCGATCTGCCGGCGTCCGCTGCCGATCGGTATCCGCATGAATTCTCCGGCGGCCAACGTCAGCGGGTGGCGATCGCCCGGGCCGTCGCCACCGGTCCCGACCTGCTCATCGGTGATGAACCCATCGCCTCTCTTGACGCTTCACTGCAAGCCAGGATCGCGACCCTCATGCAGACGGTCGCCCGCGAGACCGGCTCGTCTCTGCTCTTCATCAGCCATGACCTGGCTGTCGTTCGCCTCATCGCGGACCGGGTTCTGGTGATGTACCAGGGCAAGGTCGTCGAATCTGGACCTACCGAGCAGGTGTGGAACCATCCCGCGCAGCCCTATACCCGCCGACTGCTGGCCGCGATCCCGGTCGCCGACGGGCTGGGCCGACTGCCCGAGGTCCTACCCCTCGACGGCTGA
- a CDS encoding ABC transporter ATP-binding protein, translating to MTDSSEGLQIEALSLSIDGVPILKNVDLIAPPATVTGLAGESGSGKTMTGMTVLGLQPSRASTSGSIRFEGQQLLGLRSKDLNRLRGHRISMIFQDPTASLHPMLSIGQQLTDHQRYHLGVSKREALSRAGDLLQRVQVPDPEAALDKYVHQFSGGQLQRICIASALACDPRMLIADEPTTALDVTVQAGILRLLRQVCDDLKIGIVLITHDLGVMSALADTITVMRNGSVVEHGTRQQVITDPQDDYTRSLIDALPDRIEAANQDTAGEGQNG from the coding sequence GTGACCGACAGTTCTGAGGGTCTGCAGATCGAAGCGCTGAGCCTGTCGATCGACGGCGTACCGATCTTGAAGAACGTCGACCTGATCGCACCACCTGCAACCGTCACCGGCCTTGCCGGCGAATCCGGGTCGGGCAAGACGATGACAGGGATGACCGTTCTCGGTCTGCAACCCTCGCGGGCCTCGACCTCGGGCTCGATCCGTTTCGAGGGCCAGCAGTTGCTCGGACTCCGCTCGAAAGACCTCAACCGGCTGCGTGGTCACCGGATCAGCATGATTTTCCAGGACCCGACCGCATCGCTGCATCCCATGCTGTCGATCGGACAGCAGCTGACGGACCATCAGCGCTACCACCTAGGCGTAAGTAAACGAGAGGCGTTGTCGCGCGCCGGCGACCTCCTGCAGCGGGTGCAGGTTCCGGATCCCGAAGCAGCACTGGACAAGTACGTCCACCAGTTCTCCGGCGGTCAACTCCAGCGGATCTGCATCGCTAGCGCCCTGGCCTGCGACCCCCGGATGCTCATCGCCGACGAACCCACGACGGCGCTCGACGTCACGGTTCAAGCGGGAATTCTGCGTCTCCTGCGCCAGGTTTGCGACGACCTCAAGATCGGGATCGTCCTGATCACCCACGACCTGGGAGTCATGTCAGCCCTGGCCGACACCATCACGGTCATGCGTAATGGTTCGGTGGTGGAGCACGGCACCCGTCAACAGGTGATCACCGATCCGCAGGATGACTACACCCGGTCCCTGATCGATGCCCTGCCGGACCGGATCGAAGCGGCGAACCAGGATACCGCCGGGGAGGGTCAGAATGGTTGA
- a CDS encoding ABC transporter permease: MTVSANPSPAQGSAGNESPDDVARRAVRRRPRVPRTLRQPLTIVGAAIVLFWLVVVIFGPWLEPFDPLAPSADVLQAPSAEHWMGTDALGRDVLSRLIAGARVTLPLSVLLVLLSMVLGGTLGAIAGYFGKVVDEVIMRIADLVFAFPTIILAMVVTAALGPGLRNAVLAVLVVSWPMYARITRSMVLGAKNNEYVVASRLLGTSSLRSLTRDILPNIVAPIGVLATMDFGTAVLLLSGLSFLGLGSVPPTPEWGAMVSDGVQNFQQWWLATFPGLAIFSIVIAFNFLGDALRDALDPRTRRNVGGRAV, encoded by the coding sequence ATGACCGTCTCCGCGAACCCCAGCCCGGCGCAGGGCAGCGCGGGCAACGAGTCACCCGACGACGTCGCACGGCGGGCTGTCCGGCGTCGGCCGCGGGTGCCCCGAACCCTGCGCCAACCATTGACTATCGTCGGGGCGGCGATCGTCCTCTTCTGGCTCGTCGTGGTCATCTTCGGTCCGTGGCTGGAACCTTTCGACCCGCTGGCGCCCAGCGCCGACGTACTGCAGGCACCGTCGGCCGAGCACTGGATGGGTACCGACGCCCTTGGCCGTGACGTCCTCTCGCGGCTGATTGCAGGCGCGCGCGTGACCCTGCCCCTGTCCGTGCTGCTGGTCCTGCTGTCCATGGTGCTGGGTGGGACGCTCGGTGCCATCGCCGGCTACTTCGGAAAGGTGGTCGACGAGGTCATCATGCGGATCGCCGACCTGGTGTTCGCGTTTCCGACGATCATCCTGGCAATGGTGGTCACTGCCGCGCTCGGACCGGGGTTGCGTAACGCCGTCCTCGCCGTGCTGGTGGTGAGCTGGCCGATGTACGCCCGCATCACCCGATCAATGGTGCTCGGAGCCAAGAACAACGAGTACGTCGTCGCTAGTCGACTCCTTGGGACCAGTTCCCTTCGATCGCTGACGCGGGACATCCTGCCGAACATCGTCGCGCCGATCGGTGTCCTGGCGACGATGGACTTCGGCACAGCCGTCCTGCTCCTGTCCGGTTTGTCCTTCCTCGGTCTCGGCAGCGTCCCGCCGACGCCCGAGTGGGGCGCGATGGTCAGCGACGGCGTCCAGAACTTCCAGCAGTGGTGGTTGGCCACCTTCCCGGGCCTCGCGATCTTCTCGATCGTGATCGCCTTCAACTTCCTCGGCGACGCGTTGCGGGATGCTCTGGACCCGCGCACCCGGCGCAACGTTGGGGGGCGGGCGGTGTGA
- a CDS encoding ComEC/Rec2 family competence protein, which yields MSRQAEHRQTSHDLRLLLAAGVGWVSVLVALRLPSLGVVALAGGGVLAVAIGAWRVRCGGREEVMTRESRASVVRRWQALMLVGSVVTCLVFVTGCQRITRSAGPIPAAAQSHRVVSVDGVVQSDPRPIAGAAGRTLLLVRVECTQVTLDGRRSEVRSPVLVFADDRWSGVTWHETLRFRMRLKPPDSTADDVVALGSASGAPQVLARPGPLTQAVEQLRSDLREVTARLPGDAAGLVPAMVIGDTSRISPQLSADMRATGMTHLNAVSGSNVVFVMMAITWVAGWLRVRARCRMPCVLLGLGLFVLLCRPEPSVLRAGVMGAIAGLAMTWSGRRAGPAALGAAVVVLLVFDPWLAGSFGFALSVLATAGLIFFARPWGAALADRLPARLHPVADAVAIPLAAQAVCGPVIVLLQSSVSIVGVPANLLAAPLVAPTTLAGVATVVCAPFGSVAAWLPAHAAAIPAEAIAWIAHTFARVPGGSLPWPAGAPGALLLAALTLAALLSGPWVIERCRRHPGAPAAAVVVVLALLVPVPGSNDVPPQWVYVACDVGQGDGGVINLGDGRAVVIDTGPDPDAIDGCLRRLAVSRVETVVLTHFHADHVDGLAGVLRGRAVREIVTTPVDTAGGAGTEEEPSREPQVRSVAAAAGVAIRTVRTGDVLTWAPDVVASVLWPARTIDAGSVQNNASVTLDLRAHGLRLLMTGDLEREADTAVLGELSAEGQPQFDVLKVAHHGSRNQLPALVDAVRPSVSVISVGAGNDYGHPAPATLDLLRSVGSAVFRTDLGGDVIVSGTSGAVQVRTSR from the coding sequence GTGAGCAGGCAGGCCGAGCACCGGCAGACGTCACACGACCTACGGCTGCTGCTGGCGGCTGGGGTCGGGTGGGTCAGCGTTCTCGTCGCGCTGCGGTTGCCGTCCCTCGGGGTCGTCGCCCTGGCCGGCGGGGGAGTGCTTGCGGTGGCGATCGGCGCGTGGCGGGTCAGGTGCGGCGGACGTGAGGAGGTCATGACCAGAGAGTCACGCGCCTCGGTGGTCCGCCGGTGGCAGGCGCTGATGCTGGTCGGGTCCGTGGTCACGTGCCTCGTGTTCGTCACCGGATGCCAACGGATCACCAGGAGTGCGGGCCCGATTCCCGCTGCCGCCCAGTCACATCGGGTGGTCAGCGTGGACGGTGTCGTGCAAAGCGATCCGCGACCCATCGCCGGGGCCGCCGGTCGCACCCTGCTGCTGGTGCGCGTCGAGTGCACGCAGGTGACTCTCGATGGGCGACGCAGCGAGGTGAGGTCACCGGTGCTCGTCTTCGCCGATGACAGGTGGAGTGGCGTCACCTGGCACGAGACGCTGCGATTTCGCATGCGGCTGAAGCCACCTGACAGTACCGCCGACGATGTGGTCGCACTCGGCTCCGCCAGCGGTGCCCCGCAGGTTCTGGCCCGGCCGGGTCCGCTGACGCAGGCTGTGGAGCAGCTGCGGTCCGATCTTCGCGAGGTGACCGCCCGGTTACCGGGTGATGCTGCCGGGCTGGTCCCTGCGATGGTCATCGGAGACACCAGCAGGATCAGTCCGCAGCTGTCGGCCGACATGCGCGCGACCGGGATGACCCATCTCAATGCTGTGTCCGGGTCGAACGTGGTGTTCGTGATGATGGCCATCACCTGGGTTGCGGGATGGCTGCGGGTCCGCGCCCGGTGCCGGATGCCTTGTGTACTGCTCGGACTGGGACTGTTCGTCCTGCTGTGTCGTCCGGAGCCGAGTGTGCTGCGAGCAGGCGTCATGGGAGCGATCGCCGGGCTGGCAATGACCTGGAGTGGTCGGCGCGCGGGCCCGGCGGCGCTGGGGGCCGCAGTCGTCGTACTGCTGGTCTTCGATCCCTGGCTGGCCGGCTCGTTCGGTTTCGCGCTGTCCGTCCTGGCTACTGCGGGGTTGATCTTCTTCGCCCGGCCGTGGGGTGCCGCCCTGGCGGACCGACTGCCGGCGCGGCTGCATCCAGTGGCCGACGCCGTCGCGATCCCGCTGGCGGCACAAGCGGTGTGCGGCCCGGTGATCGTCCTGCTGCAGTCCTCGGTGAGCATCGTCGGCGTACCGGCAAACCTCCTGGCCGCGCCGTTGGTCGCGCCGACCACCCTGGCTGGGGTTGCGACGGTGGTGTGTGCTCCCTTCGGGTCGGTCGCGGCATGGCTACCCGCGCACGCGGCGGCAATTCCGGCTGAGGCGATCGCGTGGATCGCGCACACGTTCGCTCGGGTCCCCGGCGGTTCACTACCGTGGCCGGCCGGCGCACCGGGCGCCCTTCTGCTGGCGGCGCTGACGCTGGCCGCACTGCTCAGCGGGCCGTGGGTCATCGAGAGATGTCGCCGTCATCCGGGCGCCCCCGCTGCGGCGGTCGTTGTCGTCCTCGCGCTGCTGGTGCCGGTCCCCGGATCGAATGACGTTCCACCGCAATGGGTTTACGTGGCCTGTGATGTCGGTCAAGGAGATGGCGGTGTCATCAACCTCGGGGACGGGCGGGCCGTGGTGATCGATACCGGACCTGATCCGGACGCGATTGACGGCTGCCTACGACGGTTGGCAGTGAGCAGGGTCGAGACCGTGGTGTTGACCCACTTCCATGCCGACCACGTGGACGGACTCGCCGGTGTGCTCCGCGGCCGAGCGGTCCGCGAGATCGTCACGACTCCCGTCGATACGGCTGGCGGGGCGGGCACGGAGGAGGAGCCTAGTCGGGAGCCACAGGTGCGCTCAGTGGCTGCTGCGGCCGGGGTTGCGATCCGCACGGTGCGTACCGGAGACGTCCTGACGTGGGCGCCAGATGTGGTCGCCAGCGTGCTGTGGCCGGCGCGCACGATCGATGCTGGATCGGTTCAGAACAACGCGAGCGTGACGTTGGATCTGCGCGCTCACGGGCTGCGGCTGCTGATGACCGGAGACCTTGAACGAGAAGCGGACACAGCGGTTCTCGGGGAGTTGAGCGCAGAAGGTCAGCCCCAGTTCGACGTACTCAAAGTGGCCCATCACGGTTCGAGGAATCAGTTGCCAGCCCTGGTCGATGCGGTGCGCCCCAGCGTCTCGGTCATCAGTGTCGGAGCGGGCAACGATTACGGGCACCCAGCGCCGGCGACGCTGGATCTGCTTCGGTCGGTCGGCTCGGCGGTGTTCCGCACGGACCTGGGCGGTGATGTGATCGTGTCGGGTACGTCGGGTGCGGTGCAGGTGCGCACCAGCCGGTGA
- a CDS encoding ComEA family DNA-binding protein, which translates to MSARDPEPDRLAAALAELEAVRRVPGWLPEPPEREPARRAVRSARRRGPRPDLPPPDQWRYADPAAPEPSPPLTRSTLPVSRAARRAAASAESPPLIRIPVAFRQARVGPGRWAVLGVVVVALVAMSLFATRALLARAHSQPQTFSAPVATSGRSAQPMVTGETSSRATSSGGGLATSSVAARIEVHVLGQVGRPGVVTVSAGARVQDVVRAAGGLLASADLTRVNLARHVQDGEQIVVPRPGQEVTTAPGPAASTATGASASASPVDLNAADATALDTLPGVGPVLAARIVAYREANGPFRSVDQLDEVSGIGAKLMEQLRPLVHV; encoded by the coding sequence ATGTCTGCGCGCGACCCCGAACCCGACCGGCTGGCGGCTGCGTTGGCGGAGTTGGAGGCGGTCCGGCGAGTGCCCGGCTGGCTACCGGAGCCACCCGAGCGCGAGCCTGCCCGCCGGGCGGTTCGGAGCGCCCGGCGCCGCGGACCGCGTCCTGACCTACCACCTCCGGACCAATGGCGGTACGCCGATCCAGCCGCCCCCGAGCCCTCACCACCCCTCACTCGCTCGACGCTGCCCGTCAGCCGCGCCGCGCGCCGGGCGGCGGCCTCGGCCGAGTCTCCACCGCTGATCAGAATCCCGGTTGCGTTTCGGCAGGCGCGGGTCGGCCCCGGTCGGTGGGCAGTGTTGGGTGTTGTCGTAGTGGCGTTGGTGGCGATGTCGTTGTTCGCGACGCGCGCATTGCTGGCGCGGGCCCACAGCCAGCCGCAGACCTTCAGCGCGCCGGTGGCGACGTCAGGTCGTTCCGCCCAGCCGATGGTGACCGGTGAAACCTCCTCGCGGGCAACGTCATCGGGAGGTGGTCTGGCGACCAGCAGTGTCGCTGCCCGGATCGAGGTGCATGTGCTCGGCCAGGTCGGCAGGCCGGGCGTGGTCACGGTGTCTGCAGGTGCTCGAGTGCAGGACGTGGTGCGCGCCGCCGGCGGCTTGCTGGCCAGCGCCGACCTGACCCGGGTCAATCTCGCGCGGCACGTGCAGGACGGCGAGCAGATCGTGGTTCCCCGCCCGGGGCAGGAGGTGACGACGGCTCCCGGGCCCGCTGCCTCGACGGCCACCGGTGCTTCGGCGTCGGCCAGTCCGGTGGATCTGAACGCCGCGGACGCAACGGCGCTGGACACCCTGCCCGGGGTGGGTCCGGTGCTCGCGGCCCGGATCGTGGCGTACCGCGAGGCCAATGGTCCGTTCCGTAGTGTCGACCAATTGGATGAGGTCAGCGGCATCGGCGCCAAGTTGATGGAGCAGCTGCGGCCGCTGGTCCACGTGTGA
- a CDS encoding LysR family transcriptional regulator gives MIDAAGLRVIRAISEEGSFTAAAASLGYSQPAISQMVRRLEERTGTVLVERLGRNVRLTEAGAVLARHAGPVLAALEAAESEVAAIAGLRAGRVRLMAFPSASSTMVPRALALVKQRFPDIQVTFAEAEPPESLAALRAGECDVAVAFAYEGTDLGRGEDDMEPFEVIKLLDEQVKIALPRDHRFASAAEVNLADLADEPWIAGCPRCRGHLLALAATAGFSPDVAFQTEDNVAVSGLIAEGLGVALMPDLISHSISNPGIVTVPIAQSSRRAVYAVTTPDLQRVPAVAATLNALTEAAQSVALVPQAG, from the coding sequence ATGATCGATGCCGCCGGCCTGCGGGTGATCCGCGCCATCTCCGAAGAAGGCAGTTTCACCGCTGCCGCCGCGTCCCTGGGCTACTCCCAGCCCGCCATCTCGCAGATGGTGCGCCGCCTCGAGGAGCGCACCGGGACGGTGCTGGTGGAGCGGCTGGGTCGCAATGTCCGATTGACCGAGGCCGGCGCCGTTCTGGCCCGGCACGCCGGTCCCGTGCTGGCTGCCCTCGAGGCGGCCGAGTCGGAGGTCGCAGCGATCGCCGGACTGCGGGCGGGGCGGGTGCGCCTGATGGCGTTCCCCTCGGCGTCCTCCACGATGGTCCCCCGCGCACTTGCCCTGGTGAAGCAGCGCTTCCCGGACATCCAGGTGACCTTTGCCGAGGCCGAGCCACCGGAATCCTTGGCCGCCCTACGGGCCGGTGAGTGCGACGTCGCCGTGGCGTTCGCCTACGAAGGCACCGATCTGGGCCGCGGTGAGGACGATATGGAGCCGTTCGAGGTCATCAAGCTCCTGGATGAGCAGGTGAAAATCGCGCTGCCCCGAGATCACCGGTTCGCCTCCGCAGCCGAAGTCAACCTGGCCGACCTGGCGGACGAACCGTGGATCGCCGGTTGCCCACGATGTCGTGGTCACCTCCTGGCGCTGGCCGCCACCGCAGGATTCAGCCCGGACGTCGCCTTCCAGACCGAGGACAACGTCGCGGTGTCCGGTCTGATCGCCGAAGGTCTGGGCGTCGCCCTGATGCCGGACCTGATCTCCCACTCCATCAGCAACCCCGGGATCGTCACCGTTCCGATCGCGCAGTCCTCCCGTCGCGCGGTCTATGCCGTCACCACCCCCGATCTGCAGCGGGTGCCCGCCGTGGCCGCCACGCTCAATGCGCTGACGGAGGCCGCCCAGTCCGTCGCCCTCGTTCCCCAGGCGGGCTGA
- the dhaM gene encoding dihydroxyacetone kinase phosphoryl donor subunit DhaM, giving the protein MTVGLVVVSHSAKIAQGVVDLAAQMAADVRIVAAGGTDDGGIGTSFEKVQQGLTEAESGDGVLVLCDLGSAVMTAETAVEFVDDPSAVAIADAPLVEGTIAAAVRAQGGSDLHAVRAAAEEAAAASSPSAAPDASADPDPSAAPDSSGGEVSRSVTVVNEVGLHARPAALFVQTAGQFDAELTVNGADASSLLEVMSLGARKGTELQLTGTGPQAREGVDALAELVESGFGED; this is encoded by the coding sequence GTGACTGTCGGTCTGGTCGTGGTGTCGCACAGCGCCAAGATCGCGCAGGGCGTGGTCGACCTGGCCGCCCAGATGGCTGCCGACGTCCGCATCGTCGCCGCGGGTGGCACCGACGACGGTGGCATCGGCACCAGCTTCGAGAAGGTCCAGCAGGGTCTGACCGAAGCCGAGAGCGGCGATGGCGTTCTGGTGCTGTGTGATCTGGGCTCTGCGGTCATGACCGCAGAGACTGCCGTGGAATTCGTCGACGACCCGTCGGCGGTCGCGATTGCCGACGCGCCCCTGGTCGAAGGCACCATCGCGGCCGCCGTGCGTGCCCAGGGCGGCAGTGACCTTCACGCCGTTCGCGCTGCCGCCGAAGAGGCGGCGGCTGCGTCTTCGCCCTCAGCCGCACCCGATGCCTCGGCCGATCCTGATCCCTCGGCTGCTCCTGATTCGTCTGGCGGCGAGGTCTCGCGGTCGGTCACCGTGGTCAACGAGGTTGGCCTGCATGCTCGACCTGCTGCACTGTTCGTGCAGACGGCGGGGCAGTTCGATGCCGAACTCACCGTCAACGGGGCCGACGCCAGCAGCCTGTTGGAGGTCATGAGTCTCGGCGCTCGGAAGGGCACCGAGTTGCAGTTGACGGGTACCGGACCGCAGGCCCGCGAAGGCGTCGACGCTCTGGCGGAGCTCGTCGAATCCGGTTTCGGCGAGGACTGA
- a CDS encoding ABC transporter permease: MISAVLILGVTLVTFVLTNLVPADPAAAALGEMAASDPKVVAEFKHTYGLDQPLPKQYLMYLQRLAHFNFGVSSQTHNAVATDLGNAIPATVELAMSALVVSTILALIVALYAAMRHRGFFDQVARTLSLVGISIPTFWLALVMYYLFFVKLDWLPGSGRLDNQYNPPPHVTGLYTVDATLAGQWAVLGSALAHLIMPATVLILYCMGLLTRFCRTAILDVLGNDYITAARAKGLPSRTVTRRYVLRAALLPILTMVGLTFGSLLSGSVLTETVFAWNGLGQYAYKSATTLDLNAVMGVGVVVGVFYVLINLVVDLLYGFIDPRVRTQ; the protein is encoded by the coding sequence GTGATCAGTGCGGTACTGATCCTCGGGGTGACCCTCGTGACGTTCGTGCTGACCAATCTGGTGCCTGCCGACCCAGCCGCTGCCGCACTTGGTGAGATGGCGGCATCCGACCCGAAAGTGGTTGCCGAGTTCAAACACACCTACGGCCTGGACCAGCCGCTGCCCAAGCAGTACCTGATGTACCTGCAACGGCTGGCCCACTTCAACTTCGGCGTCTCTTCCCAGACCCACAACGCGGTGGCCACCGACTTGGGTAATGCGATCCCCGCGACGGTCGAACTGGCGATGTCGGCGCTCGTCGTCTCGACGATTCTCGCGCTGATCGTCGCGCTGTACGCCGCGATGCGCCACCGAGGATTCTTCGACCAGGTCGCCCGCACCCTGTCCCTCGTAGGAATCTCCATCCCCACCTTCTGGCTGGCCCTGGTGATGTATTACTTGTTCTTCGTCAAACTGGACTGGCTGCCGGGTTCTGGACGGCTGGACAATCAGTACAACCCGCCGCCGCACGTCACCGGGCTCTACACGGTCGACGCAACGCTCGCCGGGCAGTGGGCGGTCCTGGGCTCGGCCCTCGCGCATCTCATCATGCCCGCCACCGTCCTGATCCTTTACTGCATGGGGTTGTTGACCCGCTTCTGCCGGACGGCCATTCTGGACGTGTTGGGCAATGACTACATCACCGCCGCCCGGGCCAAAGGACTTCCCTCCCGTACGGTCACGCGACGTTACGTGCTGCGCGCTGCATTGCTGCCCATTCTCACGATGGTGGGTCTCACCTTCGGTTCTCTGCTGTCCGGTTCGGTCCTGACCGAGACGGTGTTCGCATGGAACGGCCTCGGGCAGTACGCCTACAAATCGGCCACCACTCTCGATCTGAACGCGGTGATGGGAGTAGGGGTCGTCGTCGGCGTCTTCTACGTACTCATCAACCTGGTGGTGGACCTTCTGTACGGTTTCATCGATCCGCGGGTGAGGACGCAATGA